One genomic window of Glycine soja cultivar W05 chromosome 9, ASM419377v2, whole genome shotgun sequence includes the following:
- the LOC114425649 gene encoding uncharacterized protein LOC114425649 encodes MPPSFINLKNSDDLTAQQLFIKEHEGLRGKGEEWMKRTAEFCMLISTVIATAVFAAAINIPGGIDDDTKKPNYLNKASFQVFAIADAAAFVFSATAILIFLSILISRYAVYDFHKSLPLKLIFGLITLFISIACMMVAFGSSFFITYYYGLKVLPDSIAVLSCLPLLLYIVLQFSLWSDIIYLTFYCRNLFKPSKRMIIST; translated from the coding sequence atgcCACCATCGTtcataaatttgaaaaactctGATGATCTAACTGCTCAACAATTATTCATAAAGGAGCATGAAGGATTGCGGGGAAAAGGAGAGGAATGGATGAAACGTACTGCTGAGTTTTGTATGCTTATATCAACCGTTATTGCCACAGCGGTTTTTGCTGCGGCAATTAACATACCAGGTGGTATTGATGATGACacaaaaaaaccaaattatTTGAACAAAGCATCATTCCAAGTATTTGCAATAGCAGATGCAGCTGCATTCGTCTTCTCAGCGACTGCAATTTTGATATTCTTGTCTATTCTCATCTCGCGATATGCGGTGTACGACTTTCACAAGTCACTGCCCTTGAAGTTAATATTTGGACTGATAACTCTGTTCATCTCCATAGCATGCATGATGGTTGCATTTGGAAGTTCCTTCTTCATAACCTACTACTATGGTTTGAAGGTGCTTCCTGATTCAATTGCAGTACTTTCGTGTCTACCCTTGCTTCTATATAtagttttgcaattttcattatgGTCGGATATCATCTACTTAACATTCTATTGTAGGAATCTATTTAAGCCAAGTAAACGTATGATTATCTCGACTTAA
- the LOC114367760 gene encoding uncharacterized protein LOC114367760 → MDNIITEGHSISRPPYFNGRNYTEWKERMKIFIQSVDFKLWLLIKNGPKVPTKLVDNEEVEKSEDEYDEEDMKNLELEAKAKNILHCALNPDDFEIFSEGPKTSKQMWDELDRVFHRERTGDNSTTPQGQLSSDPTAPDTSQYNSPDLYFLQETSTKQQTPIHRWVLYKLREYCYTKKPNINVLKDLVGGVNIRFVSGESINKFLELCVPLHKLALEGNWQAAKVILGKDGRLKQAAIADGWATLLHVAVGANHAPFVKELLQELDNGQYISLQDYRGNTAFCFAVASGNMEIVQLLKVRDPHLPTKRGGSDYIPIQFAAMQGKCDMTRYLYDISKEAFQDTDKIMLFFTCIKTGNYRKH, encoded by the exons ATGGATAATATCATCACTGAAGGGCATTCTATTTCGAGGCCACCATATTTCAATGGAAGAAATTACACCGAGTGGAAGGAGCGTATGAAAATATTCATACAATCCGTTGACTTCAAGCTATGGCTTCTGATAAAAAATGGACCAAAAGTTCCAACAAAGCTAGTAGACAATGAAGAAGTGGAGAAAAGTGAAGATGAATATGATGAAGAAGACATGAAGAATTTGGAATTAGAGGCCaaagcaaaaaatattttacattgtgCCTTGAATCCAGatgattttgaaatattttcagAGGGTCCAAAAACATCCAAGCAAATGTGGGACGAGCTTGACAGGGTTTTCCACAG GGAAAGGACTGGTGACAACTCAACAACTCCACAAGGACAACTCTCCAGCGATCCAACGGCACCAGATACAAGTCAATATAACTCTCCTGATCTTTACTTTTTACAGGAAACAAGTAC aaaacaacaaacacCAATTCATCGTTGGGTATTATACAAGTTGAGGGAGTACTGTTATACTAAAAAACCAAATATAAACGTACTGAAAGACTTAGTAGGTGGAGTAAACATTAGGTTTGTTTCAGGGGAATCCATCAACAAATTTCTGGAGCTTTGTGTGCCCCTTCACAAGCTTGCTCTAGAAGGCAATTGGCAAGCAGCCAAAGTCATCTTAGGAAAAGATGGTAGACTGAAGCAAGCAGCAATAGCAGATGGTTGGGCTACACTTCTGCATGTTGCTGTAGGTGCAAACCATGCTCCCTTCGTGAAGGAGCTGCTGCAAGAACTCGACAACGGTCAATACATTTCATTGCAAGATTACCGGGGCAACACTGCCTTCTGCTTCGCTGTTGCATCTGGAAACATGGAAATTGTTCAATTATTGAAGGTAAGAGATCCACACTTGCCAACAAAAAGGGGTGGAAGTGATTATATCCCTATTCAGTTTGCTGCGATGCAAGGAAAATGCGACATGACACGCTATCTGTACGACATCAGCAAAGAAGCGTTCCAGGATACGGACAAGATAATGTTGTTCTTTACTTGTATCAAGACCGGCAACTATCGtaagcattaa